GTTCCAGGCACCGCCTCGTAAAATGCGCCGCGGCTCTCCGCCTTCCTCCCAGACCGCACCGTCATCAGGTGCTCCAACATAACCGGCATGCCCGGGATCCTGGCACCACTCCCAGACATTACCCACGGTATCGAACAAACCGAAGGCATTGGCGGTAAAGGAACCCACCGGGGCAGGATTCAGATTGTCCCACTGGCTGCCGCATTCCGCACAATTGGCACGACCTTGGCCAATGGCATCGCCCCACCAGTAGGAGCCCGCATTGCCTGCCCGGGCACCATATTCCCATTCCGCTTCCGTAGGCAGACGATAGTGATGCCCGGTTTGTTCGCTGAGCCAAGCCGCATAGGCTACGGCGTCGTGCCAGGAGACATTGATCACCGGCTGCCGCCCCCGGCCCCAACCCTCATCGCTGACCAAAGGGCGTCCGACAGCGTGACAGAAATGATCGTAATCATCGAAAGTGATCTCGAATCGGCCCATTCCGACAGGTTTTTCAATAGTCACCCGATGCACCGGCCGCTCATTGCGGTACCCGGCACCCGATACATCTCCCATGAGAAACGATCCGGCTGGAATTACAACCATCTCCGGCCCGTTGGAACCGTCCTGCAATCGATCGCGGATGACTTCCCCTGCCTTGTTCAGCTGCTGAGCCATTTCCAACCCCTGGCGGGCTCGAGCATCGTCGGGGGAAAGGGCCAGGGCCTCCCCAAAACGGGCAACGGCTCTATCCTTGTCCTCTTCCCGCAAGGCCTCTTCACCAGCAGACAGCAAACGAATCATGCGGTTGCGAATCTGCTCCTTTTCTTCATCAGGAGAAGAGGTTCGCCCCTGCTCCGGCTGGATGTTTTCAACAGAGGAAGGACTTTCCCAGGAGCGACTATCCTGGTGCCTTCCAGACTGCATAAACAGAAACAGCGCCAAGACTGCAGCCACACCGGCCCCGCCGATAAAAGCCCAGAGGCCGAAGGTCTTTCCGCCGGATTGTCGACCATGCAGGCGACCTGCGTCCCCAGCAGTTCCTTGCGCATCAGGCATTGCAGAAAGGATCTGGGTTGGTGCGGTGCATGCAGCCCCTGCAGGCCCTGCCCAATTCCCCTTTTCCAAAACTGATATCAAATCCTGCGCATCGGCAAAGCGCTGATCAGGACGTTTGGCCATCAACATGTCCAGCAAGGGCTGATACCCGGCAAGGTGCGCAGGGAGTTGGGGCAAGGGACTCTGCAGGTGCTGCAGAGCGATATTGACGGTGTTGTCCCCATCGAAAGGAACCTGCCCGACAAGCATCTCGTACAACACCACCCCGAGGCTGTAAAGATCGGCCCGGCCGTCGACGCTGGTCCCGCCGGCCTGTTCCGGACTCATGTAGTGGGCTGTGCCGATAGTCATTCCGGTGCCGGTCATCTTGCTCCCGCTGCCCACCGCCTTGGCGATGCCGAAATCCGAGAGCACCGCCGTGCCGTCCTCGCGAAACAGTATGTTTTCCGGTTTGACGTCGCGATGGACGAAGCCCTTTCGGTGGGCGTACCCCAGAGCCGATGCGATTTGCTTTAGGATCGCCAACGCCTTTTCCGGCACCAGAGCCCCCCGACGGATAACCTGCTTCAAATCTCCACAAGGCACATATTCCATGGCAAGGTAGTAGCTATGGCCTGTGGAACCGATGTCATACACCGCCAGGATGTTGGGGTGGGTCAGTTGGGCTACGGTGCGCGCCTCGCGCAGAAACCGCTCGCCGAAGCTGCGATCGGCGGCCAGCGCCGGCGCCATGACCTTGAGGGCCACCTTGCGGTGCAGGGATTGCTGTTCGGCGAGATAGACGGTGGACATGCCGCCGTGGCCGAGTTCACGCTCGATGGTGTAACCGGGGATGTTCATGCTGTTTCCTCATGATGAAATCAGAACCATTCACGGCTTGGTAGCCGCTCCCACAAAAAGCCCCTCATCCGATTCCGTTTACCTCTGCAGGAGCGGTCTCCAAACCGCGAACCGGCGTCTCGGTTCGAACATTCGCGTAATATTCGCTCCCACGGATACCGCTAGCGGGGAAACTCGTCGGCGGCGATGGCGAAGTTGAGGGACTGTGCCCCCTGGAGCAGAAAAGTGGTAATGCCCACCAGTCGTCCCTGCTGATCGAAAAGGCCTCCTCCCGAAGACCCAGGTGATATCGGAGCGCTGGTCTGGACGATATTGACCCCTTCCAGAGCCCGCTTGCCGGAAATCAATCCTTCTCCCAACGTATGTTCAAGCCCATAGGGAGCACCGACCGTAAAGACTTTTTCCCCAACCTTCAGTGACGTATAGGTCCGGATGCCGGCGACCGGCCGCAGGCGCAGGTCCTTCACCTCCAGGATGCAGCGGTCGGTTTCCGGATCACTCCAGACCATTCGGGCGGGATACCATTTATCCCCCTGGAAAATGACCAGCAGCATTTGTCCGTCGACAACGTGGTAGTTGGTCAGCAGACGGGAAACCGAGATCGCAACGGCAGATCCTTGAGAAACCTTTTTCAGTTCAAGATCACGATGATTTCTGGCACCCAACACGACAAAAACGGATGGCTTTACCTGCTCGAACAATTCGGCGGCCGAAAGGACTCGGCTCCCCAAACCGTTAAAGACAGGATTCAACAATCCGGATTGATCTGAATTTTCTGCAGGGGTGGCCCCCTTCCCGGGTTGCTGACCCACCGGTTCCGGTTGGTGTGCCGGGAACGGCACATCCCCTTCCTGGTCCTCCAGACAGTCTCTATAGGCGGCTTCCCCTCCCAAGACACGCTGCAACTCACAGAGGTCGACCGCGTGCGCCGAAGCACCGCTTAAAAGAATCAGAAGCGGGAATATGAAGATTTTGATTGCCAAGGCTTTAAACACCTTTTCTCCGCAGCCAGGGATCAGGTGCTTCCCAGATTACCTTCTCAATAAGATGCGGACTTCGGACTCGTCACTGTTCAAGATCTCGCCATCAGTAAGGCGTCACCTGGGCAAGATGAATTTGTCCCCGGTCATTCCGGGCATAGATCACCCGGAAA
This portion of the Syntrophotaleaceae bacterium genome encodes:
- a CDS encoding SUMF1/EgtB/PvdO family nonheme iron enzyme — protein: MNIPGYTIERELGHGGMSTVYLAEQQSLHRKVALKVMAPALAADRSFGERFLREARTVAQLTHPNILAVYDIGSTGHSYYLAMEYVPCGDLKQVIRRGALVPEKALAILKQIASALGYAHRKGFVHRDVKPENILFREDGTAVLSDFGIAKAVGSGSKMTGTGMTIGTAHYMSPEQAGGTSVDGRADLYSLGVVLYEMLVGQVPFDGDNTVNIALQHLQSPLPQLPAHLAGYQPLLDMLMAKRPDQRFADAQDLISVLEKGNWAGPAGAACTAPTQILSAMPDAQGTAGDAGRLHGRQSGGKTFGLWAFIGGAGVAAVLALFLFMQSGRHQDSRSWESPSSVENIQPEQGRTSSPDEEKEQIRNRMIRLLSAGEEALREEDKDRAVARFGEALALSPDDARARQGLEMAQQLNKAGEVIRDRLQDGSNGPEMVVIPAGSFLMGDVSGAGYRNERPVHRVTIEKPVGMGRFEITFDDYDHFCHAVGRPLVSDEGWGRGRQPVINVSWHDAVAYAAWLSEQTGHHYRLPTEAEWEYGARAGNAGSYWWGDAIGQGRANCAECGSQWDNLNPAPVGSFTANAFGLFDTVGNVWEWCQDPGHAGYVGAPDDGAVWEEGGEPRRILRGGAWNDVARNVRSSIRGRCESEKPANGVGFRLVREL
- a CDS encoding serine protease, whose product is MAIKIFIFPLLILLSGASAHAVDLCELQRVLGGEAAYRDCLEDQEGDVPFPAHQPEPVGQQPGKGATPAENSDQSGLLNPVFNGLGSRVLSAAELFEQVKPSVFVVLGARNHRDLELKKVSQGSAVAISVSRLLTNYHVVDGQMLLVIFQGDKWYPARMVWSDPETDRCILEVKDLRLRPVAGIRTYTSLKVGEKVFTVGAPYGLEHTLGEGLISGKRALEGVNIVQTSAPISPGSSGGGLFDQQGRLVGITTFLLQGAQSLNFAIAADEFPR